The following proteins are co-located in the Gemmatimonadota bacterium genome:
- a CDS encoding aminoglycoside phosphotransferase family protein, translated as MNQPSAPEAVSSYLARLASNGHAFAAGQHRILPMAGGFNNRIFEVDTGGGSYLLKVYPHDRVRRLEREYAVMRRLSTLEGVPVAVSADARAAGLNAPVLIYEKLPGSPVEPAGMNREDLDRLLGIVTRVHGIRNPGDPVLAQSAGPSRPEDCLRYMDETLRTLYASAAMNDPSFRRTVDRLLDLRRGLDRMDLRPALWADATPRLCHGDFRPANVIKADPDRVALIDWEHAGIMDPFYEVAGFFWHPESTDLEAGLREQAIADYCERITDPHAREKIEVYQAILPVQWCVRILTLIEGYGRQAVQPWNEPRPPEALWEDLERYIGLAGERLGAALRGPA; from the coding sequence ATGAATCAACCATCGGCCCCTGAGGCCGTTTCAAGTTACCTGGCCCGGCTGGCTTCAAACGGACACGCGTTCGCCGCCGGACAGCACCGTATCCTGCCGATGGCGGGCGGATTCAACAACCGTATATTCGAAGTAGATACAGGCGGCGGGTCCTACCTCCTCAAGGTGTATCCGCATGACCGCGTCCGGCGCCTTGAACGGGAATACGCCGTTATGAGGCGGCTTTCCACCCTGGAAGGCGTGCCGGTCGCCGTATCGGCGGACGCACGGGCCGCCGGACTGAATGCGCCCGTGCTGATCTACGAGAAACTCCCGGGATCGCCGGTGGAGCCCGCCGGGATGAACCGGGAAGACCTCGACCGGCTCCTTGGGATCGTGACCCGTGTACACGGTATTCGGAATCCCGGCGATCCGGTGCTGGCTCAGTCGGCGGGTCCGTCCCGTCCCGAAGACTGCCTCCGGTACATGGATGAGACCCTGCGCACGCTGTACGCGTCCGCCGCCATGAACGACCCGTCCTTTCGCCGGACAGTGGACCGGCTGCTCGACCTGAGAAGGGGCCTGGACAGGATGGACCTGCGGCCCGCGCTATGGGCGGACGCAACGCCCCGGCTGTGTCACGGGGATTTCCGGCCGGCCAACGTGATCAAAGCGGATCCGGACCGCGTCGCGCTGATCGACTGGGAACACGCGGGGATCATGGACCCGTTCTACGAGGTCGCAGGTTTCTTCTGGCATCCGGAGAGCACGGACCTGGAAGCGGGGCTGCGGGAGCAGGCCATCGCGGATTACTGTGAACGAATCACCGACCCCCACGCGCGCGAAAAGATAGAAGTGTACCAGGCCATACTACCCGTGCAGTGGTGCGTAAGGATCCTGACCCTGATCGAAGGTTACGGCCGGCAGGCGGTCCAGCCCTGGAACGAACCCCGGCCGCCGGAGGCGCTGTGGGAGGACCTGGAACGCTACATCGGGCTGGCCGGCGAGCGACTTGGCGCTGCGCTGCGGGGGCCGGCGTGA
- a CDS encoding SDR family NAD(P)-dependent oxidoreductase, with protein sequence MDVALVTGASSGIGLAIAARLVEMGCDVYGYARDHGKTAFHHARFKAIECDITDTKGLLDRTEELLRTAGGLKILVNNAGVGFFGPHAAMAPDRIERMVRTNLIAPMVLTRATLRHLEASRGYVVNIASTAALSPGPFGAAYGATKAGLHQFGQALFSEVRKSGVRVVTLYPDMTRTPFYDHADFEPGEDPGAHITPECVADAVAQAVDQREGTVITQIVLRPQRTQVARKGPSRREKE encoded by the coding sequence ATGGACGTAGCACTGGTCACCGGTGCTTCCTCCGGGATCGGCCTGGCTATCGCCGCGCGCCTGGTCGAGATGGGCTGCGACGTATATGGATATGCACGGGACCATGGGAAGACCGCATTCCACCACGCCCGGTTCAAAGCGATCGAATGCGACATTACCGATACCAAGGGCCTGCTGGACCGCACCGAGGAACTGCTCAGAACGGCCGGAGGCCTGAAGATCCTGGTCAACAACGCCGGCGTCGGTTTCTTCGGTCCCCACGCCGCCATGGCGCCCGACCGGATAGAACGCATGGTCCGGACCAACCTGATCGCGCCCATGGTCCTGACCCGGGCGACCCTGCGGCACCTGGAGGCATCCAGGGGGTATGTCGTCAACATCGCATCGACCGCGGCGTTGAGTCCCGGTCCCTTCGGGGCCGCCTACGGCGCGACGAAGGCCGGTCTCCACCAGTTCGGGCAGGCGCTCTTCAGCGAGGTGCGCAAGAGCGGCGTCCGGGTGGTGACCCTGTACCCGGACATGACCCGGACGCCGTTCTACGACCACGCGGATTTCGAGCCCGGTGAGGATCCCGGAGCCCACATCACGCCCGAATGTGTGGCCGACGCCGTCGCACAGGCCGTGGACCAGCGGGAGGGGACGGTGATTACGCAGATCGTCCTCCGGCCGCAACGGACGCAGGTAGCCCGCAAGGGTCCGTCTCGGCGGGAGAAGGAATGA
- a CDS encoding amidohydrolase/deacetylase family metallohydrolase produces the protein MPTVIENQSGILLRGGTVVDPSQALNRICDVAIRDGSISAVGDGLPDDGHRVIDVSGRYVFPGLVDLHAHICWGFTDIGLVPDDICPSTGVTAIVDAGSSSWPSQNAFRSNVAEPSRTRVFGFSNISSVGIPTAGTPELASLRFVDVDRSVAAVAGNRDLMTGIKIRMGRHLIGDNGIEPMHLAVEAAGQLGVPVMVHVGNTPCPLAGIMDLLRPGDIITHTYHGHPHGILDDHRAIWEDVIEGRSRGILMDVGHGAGSFSFDVAKSAFEQGFFPDAISTDLYTVNVNGPVFDLPTTMSKMLNLGMPLEDIVESTTSIPAAAIGRNELGTLRPGAAADVAVFELEEGEFEFSDSHGNRRRWPRRLTCEMTLLDGEIVFERR, from the coding sequence ATGCCAACAGTCATCGAAAACCAATCCGGCATACTGCTTCGCGGCGGGACCGTCGTGGACCCGTCGCAGGCATTGAACCGAATCTGCGACGTCGCCATACGCGACGGCTCGATTTCGGCCGTCGGCGACGGCCTGCCGGACGATGGCCACCGCGTCATTGACGTGTCCGGGCGATACGTCTTCCCCGGCCTGGTCGACCTGCACGCCCATATCTGCTGGGGGTTCACCGACATCGGACTGGTGCCGGACGACATCTGTCCCTCCACCGGGGTGACGGCCATCGTGGACGCCGGCAGCTCGAGCTGGCCGAGTCAGAACGCCTTCCGCAGTAACGTGGCGGAACCATCCAGGACACGGGTCTTCGGTTTCTCCAATATCTCCAGCGTGGGCATCCCGACGGCGGGCACACCCGAACTGGCCAGCCTGCGGTTCGTGGACGTGGACCGGTCCGTGGCCGCGGTGGCCGGGAACCGGGACCTCATGACCGGCATCAAGATCCGCATGGGCCGGCACCTCATCGGCGACAATGGGATCGAACCGATGCACCTGGCGGTGGAGGCGGCCGGGCAACTCGGCGTCCCCGTCATGGTCCACGTAGGCAATACGCCCTGTCCCCTGGCCGGTATCATGGACCTGCTCCGGCCGGGCGACATCATCACGCACACCTATCACGGCCACCCCCACGGCATCCTCGACGATCACCGGGCTATCTGGGAAGACGTCATCGAGGGGCGGTCCCGGGGCATCCTGATGGATGTGGGGCACGGCGCCGGCAGCTTCAGTTTCGACGTGGCCAAATCGGCCTTCGAACAGGGGTTCTTCCCGGACGCCATCAGCACGGACCTGTACACCGTGAACGTCAACGGACCGGTTTTCGACCTGCCGACCACCATGTCCAAGATGCTGAACCTGGGTATGCCCCTCGAAGACATCGTAGAGAGCACGACCTCCATACCGGCCGCGGCGATCGGGAGAAACGAGCTGGGCACGCTCCGTCCGGGCGCGGCCGCCGACGTGGCAGTATTCGAACTGGAAGAAGGCGAATTCGAATTCAGCGATTCGCACGGGAACCGCCGAAGGTGGCCGCGGCGCCTGACCTGTGAAATGACCCTGCTGGACGGGGAAATCGTATTTGAACGGAGATAA
- a CDS encoding M48 family metallopeptidase, translated as MRSLYLIRRATNRLVRLVRLVRLVRLSRFLTLGTAANRLVRMTRSVRFLTLRTAVALLSVFLLATSGCGSVFKDVNVLSESDEIALGREFSREIERELKLYRDPEVVRYVDELCQALALHSKRSNIPYYIKVVDTDEVNAFALPGGFLYVNRGLISISGTEAELAGVIAHEIAHVVARHGAKALTRQLGLEIILGLISGRNPTGVRRVASQLAGVGGILSMLHHSREAEREADALAVVNLREAGYDPEGFSVFFEKLLEINDRDPGAFATLFTTHPPSRERIENTRKQAAALPVLEGLITDSERFRQVKDMLPPLEKNPLENEKAE; from the coding sequence ATGAGATCCCTTTACCTTATTCGGCGCGCCACAAATCGCCTGGTCCGCCTGGTCCGCCTGGTCCGCCTGGTCCGCCTGTCCCGGTTCCTGACGCTCGGGACGGCCGCCAATCGCCTGGTCCGCATGACCCGCTCGGTCCGGTTCCTGACGCTCAGGACGGCCGTCGCACTGCTCTCCGTCTTCCTGCTGGCGACGTCGGGCTGTGGCAGCGTTTTTAAAGACGTCAACGTGCTTTCCGAGTCGGATGAAATCGCGCTCGGGCGCGAGTTTTCGAGAGAGATCGAAAGGGAGCTCAAGCTGTACCGGGACCCGGAGGTGGTCCGCTACGTCGACGAACTGTGCCAGGCCCTCGCCCTGCATTCCAAACGTTCGAATATACCTTACTACATAAAGGTCGTGGATACGGATGAAGTCAACGCCTTTGCCCTTCCCGGCGGCTTTCTCTACGTCAACCGGGGGCTCATTTCCATCTCCGGAACCGAGGCGGAACTGGCCGGGGTGATCGCCCATGAAATCGCCCACGTGGTAGCGCGCCACGGGGCCAAGGCCCTGACCAGGCAACTCGGGCTGGAGATCATTCTGGGCTTGATATCGGGACGAAACCCCACGGGCGTCCGGCGCGTTGCGTCGCAACTGGCCGGAGTCGGGGGCATCCTCTCCATGCTGCACCATTCCCGGGAGGCGGAACGGGAGGCAGACGCTCTCGCGGTCGTGAACCTCCGGGAGGCCGGTTACGATCCCGAGGGCTTCTCGGTGTTCTTCGAGAAACTGCTTGAGATCAACGACCGTGATCCCGGTGCGTTTGCTACCCTGTTCACCACCCATCCACCGAGCAGGGAACGTATCGAGAACACCCGTAAACAGGCCGCGGCGCTGCCGGTCCTGGAGGGACTGATTACGGATTCGGAACGGTTCAGGCAGGTCAAGGACATGCTGCCGCCGCTTGAGAAAAACCCACTGGAAAACGAGAAAGCAGAATAA